A region from the Solibacillus sp. FSL H8-0523 genome encodes:
- a CDS encoding MFS transporter, translating to MKKWHYSWIILAVTFISIIVAGIIRSSAGVFIDPFEQDFGWSRPSISLAFAVCLFLYGFSGPFMAAFVEKYGLKRMMLGSMLLLSIALACTFVMKQEWQLILIWGVMMGIGSGLFLTVLSTQVANRWFVKRRGLAVGILTAATATGQLILLPVLATLVDRYSWQTAIFLIFILSIVMLLIIALFMRNYPSEKNIGLYGNEEVTEPARIQVGNPFKMALNALVEGLKVKEFWLLAGSFFICGLSTSGLIGTHFISYCISFGIPVVTAAAMLSFMGVFDLIGTTLSGWLTDRFDNRWLLFWYYSLRGFSLLALPFALASGSSTWLMIFAIFYGLDWIATVPPTIGLTRQRFGLEKSAMMYGWMVAFHQVGAAVAAYFGGVVFEAMGSYKIAFLLAGGFCLIASLFVIVIKKQPTAVTLQK from the coding sequence TTGAAAAAATGGCATTATAGTTGGATTATTTTAGCGGTAACATTCATTTCAATTATCGTTGCCGGTATTATTCGTTCCTCGGCCGGGGTATTTATCGACCCGTTTGAACAGGACTTTGGCTGGAGTCGTCCTTCGATTTCCCTTGCCTTTGCGGTTTGTTTATTTTTATATGGCTTTTCCGGTCCGTTTATGGCGGCTTTCGTTGAAAAATACGGGCTAAAACGTATGATGCTTGGCTCCATGCTACTATTATCCATTGCCCTTGCCTGCACATTTGTCATGAAACAAGAATGGCAGCTCATCCTTATTTGGGGTGTCATGATGGGCATTGGTTCTGGACTCTTTTTAACCGTACTCAGTACACAGGTTGCCAATCGTTGGTTTGTGAAACGCCGCGGCTTAGCAGTTGGTATTTTAACCGCCGCAACGGCAACCGGACAGCTTATTTTACTGCCTGTCCTTGCAACATTAGTAGATCGCTATTCATGGCAAACTGCGATTTTTTTAATTTTCATATTAAGCATAGTCATGCTACTGATTATCGCGCTCTTTATGCGGAATTATCCGAGCGAAAAAAATATTGGGCTTTATGGAAATGAAGAAGTTACTGAACCTGCACGCATACAAGTTGGGAATCCTTTTAAAATGGCGTTAAACGCTTTAGTGGAAGGGTTGAAGGTGAAGGAATTTTGGCTACTAGCCGGGAGCTTCTTTATTTGCGGATTATCGACAAGCGGACTCATCGGCACCCACTTTATTTCGTATTGTATTAGCTTTGGCATTCCGGTTGTTACCGCCGCTGCCATGCTATCGTTTATGGGCGTCTTTGATTTAATCGGTACCACATTATCCGGCTGGCTAACGGACCGTTTTGATAATCGCTGGCTCCTGTTTTGGTATTACTCACTGCGTGGGTTTTCGCTCCTTGCCTTACCGTTTGCATTAGCTAGTGGCTCGTCTACATGGCTCATGATTTTTGCGATTTTTTATGGGCTGGACTGGATTGCCACCGTTCCACCAACAATCGGCTTAACACGCCAACGCTTTGGACTCGAAAAAAGTGCCATGATGTACGGCTGGATGGTCGCCTTTCACCAAGTAGGGGCTGCTGTGGCGGCTTATTTTGGCGGTGTGGTCTTTGAAGCAATGGGCTCATACAAAATCGCCTTCTTACTAGCAGGCGGATTCTGCTTGATTGCTAGTTTGTTTGTTATTGTGATCAAAAAACAGCCAACTGCAGTCACTCTGCAAAAGTAA